One window of the Salvia splendens isolate huo1 chromosome 1, SspV2, whole genome shotgun sequence genome contains the following:
- the LOC121797235 gene encoding uncharacterized protein LOC121797235, translating into MLSNSISSPTLILPTTRQHPQLSGFGRRRVVLTRAGPSTTSYIFAFVFPLSLLAGTAITSIRIADKLDQKFLEELAINQAILEAEDGEEKEDDVHVSSEEEEVKPVRRRNRPTRQIEQSSV; encoded by the exons ATGTTAAGCAACTCAATCTCTTCTCCCACTCTCATCCTCCCCACCACCCGACAACACCCCCAATTATCCGGATTTGGGCGCCGGAGAGTAGTACTAACACGCGCCGGGCCGAGCACCACCAGCTACATATTTGCCTTCGTTTTCCCATTATCTCTTCTGGCAGGTACAGCCATCACCTCTATTAGAATTGCCGACAAGCTCGACCAGAAGTTTCTCGAAGAG CTTGCAATAAACCAAGCAATACTTGAAGCAGAAGATGGTGAAGAGAaggaagatgatgtccatgtctCTTCTGAAGAGGAAGAAGTGAAGCCAGTTCGCAGGCGCAATCGCCCCACACGACAAATAGAGCAGTCATCCGTATAA